In Juglans microcarpa x Juglans regia isolate MS1-56 chromosome 4S, Jm3101_v1.0, whole genome shotgun sequence, a single window of DNA contains:
- the LOC121263870 gene encoding pentatricopeptide repeat-containing protein At5g65560, protein MHRQSTLGIFMNGFLTAFRCPKMRDPTAIINPKPETLLFILKSFSSVVSLPLDHLHDPHDLPSQLFSILSRPNWQKHPSLKKLIPSISPFHVSSLLSLDLDPHTALGFFYWIAEKNPGFNHNVHSHSSLLNILLRYGFLGPAEKIRISMIKSCQSVDDAYFVLDVLRIMNREKGDFQFKLTLKSYNMLLISLSKFLMIEEMKRVYLEMLEDLISPNIFTFNTMVNGHCKLGNVAEAGLYVNKIVQAGLSPDTFTYTSLILGHCRNKDVDSAYSVFKLMPQKGCKRNEVSYTNLIHGLCEAARVDEALKLFFQMGEDNCRPTVRTYTVIICALCGLGRKVEALKFFEEMTEKGCEPNVHTYTVLIDNMCKEHRLDEARKMLNGMLEKRLVPTVVTYNALINGFCKEGMTQDALEILGLMESSKCSPNARTYNELIYGFCKKKNVHKAMALLHKMIELKLSPNLITYNSLIYGQCSAGQLDTAFRLLCLMIENGLVPDEWTYSVFIDTLCKRGRVEEARALFDSSEGKKIKPNEVIYTALIDGYYKVGRIDDAQSLLNRMRTENCLPNSATYNVLIDGLCKEKKIKEALLLVDEMSKMEVKPTVVTYTILIEVMLNEGDFDHAHRVFNHMVSLGYQPDVFTYTAFIHAYCNQGRLKEAEDVMAKMNEEKIFPDSLTYTLLLDAYGHMGLMHSALNVLKRMFDAGCEPSHYTYSYLIKHLSNERRINENSNSVGPDLVSSTKPTNIADVWKIMEFENALDLFEKMAERGCEPNVNTYAKLIKGLCKVRRLEVAEQLFNHMRERGLFPSEDIYNSILNCCCVLGIFGKAVGFVDTMVGLGHLPHLESYRMLVCGLYEEGNKEKAETVFSNMLHCGYNHDEVAWKLLIDGLLQRGLVNRCSELFEIMEKKGFQVHSHTYSMLIEGLDRT, encoded by the coding sequence ATGCATCGGCAATCAACCCTTGGAATATTCATGAATGGGTTCCTCACCGCCTTCCGGTGCCCAAAGATGAGAGATCCGACGGCCATTATCAACCCCAAACCAGAGACCCTCCTCTTTATCCTCAAATCCTTCTCTTCCGTCGTCTCTCTTCCCCTCGACCACCTCCACGACCCACACGATCTCCCCTCTCAGCTTTTCTCCATCCTCTCTCGCCCCAATTGGCAGAAACACCCCTCCCTCAAGAAACTTATCCCTTCCATATCCCCCTTCCATGTATCCTCCCTCCTCTCCCTCGACCTCGATCCCCATACCGCCCTGGGGTTCTTCTATTGGATTGCCGAGAAGAATCCCGGCTTCAATCACAATGTTCACTCCCATTCTTCCCTGCTGAACATTCTCTTGCGTTACGGTTTTCTCGGTCCCGCCGAGAAGATTCGGATTTCCATGATCAAGTCCTGCCAATCGGTCGATGATGCTTATTTTGTGTTGGACGTCCTGCGGATAATGAATCGAGAGAAAGGTGATTTTCAATTTAAGCTTACCCTTAAGAGCTATAATATGCTGTTAATTTCGTTGTCTAAGTTCCTCATGATCGAGGAAATGAAGCGTGTGTATTTAGAGATGTTGGAGGATTTGATATCTCCAAATATATTTACGTTCAATACAATGGTTAATGGGCATTGTAAATTAGGGAATGTGGCTGAGGCTGGGTTGTACGTGAATAAGATAGTGCAAGCGGGGTTGAGTCCAGATACTTTTACATACACTTCGTTGATATTGGGGCATTGTAGGAATAAGGATGTAGACAGTGCTTATAGTGTATTTAAGCTTATGCCGCAAAAGGGTTGTAAGAGAAATGAGGTTTCATATACTAATTTGATCCACGGACTTTGTGAAGCTGCACGTGTTGATGAGGCTCTTAAGTTGTTTTTCCAAATGGGTGAGGATAATTGTCGCCCAACCGTTCGGACTTACACAGTTATCATATGTGCATTGTGTGGATTGGGTAGGAAAGTAGAAGCCTTGAAGTTTTTTGAGGAGATGACGGAGAAAGGTTGTGAGCCAAATGTTCATACTTATACTGTTCTAATTGATAACATGTGTAAGGAACATAGGCTTGATGAggcaagaaaaatgttaaatgggATGTTGGAGAAACGGTTGGTTCCAACTGTGGTCACATACAATGCGTTGATTAATGGTTTTTGCAAGGAGGGAATGACTCAAGATGCATTAGAAATTTTGGGTTTGATGGAGTCAAGTAAGTGTAGTCCAAATGCTCGCACATATAATGAGTTGATATATGGATTTTGTAAGAAGAAAAATGTGCACAAGGCAATGGCATTGCTTCATAAGATGATAGAGCTTAAGCTTTCACCAAACCTGATTACATATAACTCCTTAATCTATGGGCAGTGTAGCGCAGGTCAATTAGATACTGCATTTAGGTTGCTTTGTTTGATGATTGAAAATGGTTTAGTTCCTGATGAGTGGACTTATAGTGTTTTCATAGACACTCTTTGTAAAAGAGGGAGGGTAGAAGAAGCGCGTGCCCTCTTTGACTCCTCTGAGGGGAAGAAAATAAAGCCAAATGAAGTGATATATACCGCTTTGATTGATGGGTACTACAAGGTTGGGAGAATAGATGATGCTCAATCTCTTCTCAATAGAATGCGTACTGAGAACTGTTTGCCAAACTCAGCCACTTACAATGTCTTGATAGATGGTTTgtgcaaagagaaaaaaataaaggaagcaTTGTTGCTGGTGGATGAGATGTCAAAGATGGAGGTGAAGCCCACTGTTGTAACTTACACAATTCTCATTGAAGTAATGTTGAATGAAGGTGACTTTGATCATGCTCATAGGGTTTTCAATCATATGGTGTCATTGGGATATCAGCCTGATGTATTTACTTACACTGCATTTATTCATGCATATTGCAACCAAGGGAGATTGAAAGAAGCAGAGGATGTGATGGCCAAgatgaatgaagaaaaaatattcccAGATTCACTAACATATACACTGCTACTAGATGCATATGGACATATGGGATTAATGCATAGTGCACTTAATGTTCTAAAGCGCATGTTTGATGCCGGTTGTGAGCCATCACATTATACCTATTCCTATTTAATCAAGCATCTCTCAAATGAACGGCGGATAAATGAAAATAGCAATTCTGTGGGACCTGATTTGGTCTCAAGCACTAAACCAACCAATATTGCAGATGTTTGGAAAATAATGGAATTTGAAAATGCTTTGGATCTCTTTGAGAAAATGGCTGAACGGGGTTGTGAGCCCAATGTTAACACCTATGCCAAGCTCATTAAAGGACTTTGCAAAGTTAGGCGCTTAGAAGTAGCAGAACAATTATTTAATCATATGCGAGAAAGAGGATTGTTTCCTTCTGAAGATATCTATAACTCAATTCTTAATTGTTGCTGTGTGTTGGGAATATTTGGGAAAGCTGTAGGATTCGTGGATACAATGGTTGGGCTTGGTCATTTACCACATTTAGAGTCATACAGGATGCTTGTTTGTGGGCTGTATGAGGAAGGAAACAAAGAGAAGGCTGAAACAGTATTTTCTAATATGCTTCACTGTGGGTATAATCACGATGAAGTAGCTTGGAAACTTCTTATTGATGGTTTACTTCAGAGGGGCCTGGTTAATAGGTGCTCAGAGCTGTTTGAAATCATGGAAAAAAAGGGTTTTCAGGTTCATTCTCATACATATTCGATGTTGATCGAGGGACTTGATAGAACGTAA